The genomic DNA TTCCTTGGAGTTTGTATTTACATTTAAGGTCTCACCGTAAAATAGAGCATAATTTTCTTTGTTATACGAATTCCACGCCTTGTTATAGGATAACAGGCGCTATCATTCATTGCAGTATAGATCTGAAAATTAACTTAATATATGCTTTCAACCGTTCAAAAAAAGACCATTTGTTGAACGGTGCGCCAAAGCCGCCAATGGTGCATTCGCCTCGAAGGCCCGAAATGCCCCGCACTTCAGACCTCGGTCACCACCGCAGCGCAGGTCCACTCCCACCCCCCCCTACAACCAACTAATCATTAACCCACCGGAGTGACCGGAGACACGCGCCTGAACACGCCGTGCTACCCCCTAATACACCGCCCATCCGGTCGAGGGCGCTGCCAGTTCGCCTGACCCTATGAGCGGAACACACCCATCATGACTTACGACACCATCGAGGCCTCCACCGCCGAAGGCCGACCCCATTTCCTCTTTCAGTTCGTCGAGGGGGAACAGGTCTGGCGCTTCACCAGCAGGCCCGAGGATTGGCTCAGCGCAGGCAGTGGCGGCGACATCATCGCCTGGCAAGCCGCAGCCGTGGCCCACGGTGATGTGGTGCAAACCAGCGGGATCGAGCGCTGACGCCTGGAGCTGACCTGGCCATTGCCACATCCCTTCGCGCGGCGGTTTCTGGCACCGCTCGGGAACACGCCGGTGACACTGACCATCTTTCGCGGCCACGAACAGGTCTTGGGCGGGACCGTCGCGCATTGGAAAGGCCGTGTGGTCGGCGCCGAGGTCGAAGGGTCGCGTATCTTACTGACCTGCGAGTCCGTCTTCAGCACCCTGCGCCGCGCAGGCGTGCGGGCGAAGTATCAGCGCCTCTGCCGCCATGCACCTCATTGGGGTGACAGATCTATCATATGACGCCGAAGAAATACCTCTACTGCCCGCACCGGTCCCGCAACGTTCCTGAAGAGGCTTGGGTCGACTATCCGGGAGATGTTGTCGAATACTGGCACAGGCTTGCCGATCAGAAAGGCTTTCGCGGTGATCGTCGTGTCCGGGATCGGCATCATGTGGTGCTCGAATGCAAGATTTGCGGGGCCCACACCGCCGAAAAGGCTCATAAGCTTCACTCTGCTCAGCCGTCGTGTGGGGGTGCCAGGAGGCGGACCGTCAACGCAAAGCAAATCTGGTTGGGGTTGAGTTGCTTGACCGCGATGATGACGATCCCAAATATAATCGCTATCTGCTGCCATGCGGGCACGAGAAACCGCTACAGAACAGCAAGATCGAAAAGCTGTTGAAACACGGCACGGTTGAGGGGCGCTCGAGGTTCCACTGCCCGATCTGCTATGAGAAAAAGCTGCAGGGGATCGGGGTCGGGGCCGGATCTGGATCTATCAGAAATCTGAATGGTTTGGTCAGGCGAAGGAGTCACTATGTTTTGAAGAAGGCTTCAAGCACGCTTGCATCGATATTAGTTGAATCGTTCAGCCCTGCGGCGCTGGACAGTGCTCGCAATCTCTCGAGCGCATTGAGTAGATGCTTTCGCATGGCTTCGCGTGCTTTGTCAGAGGCTTGCGCTTCAATAGCGACGACAATTGCCTCATGTTCCTCGTGAACGCGCCTGTAATATTCATCTTTGTAGGCGGTCGACACAAGTTGGCTAAGCTGAAAGCGCGGAGCGATAGCGGGTTTGAGAAAACTCAGGAAACGAAAGATATGTTCGTTCTTGGTGGCTTGGGCAATTGTAAGGTGAAAGTCGAAGTCATAGTGGACATCTACATTCTTTGGATCAGCTGATTGGGAATCCAGCTCTTCCATTATTCTGCGAATTTTTCGGGCATCTGTTGCTGTGCGTCTTATGGCGCATAGTGCGGCAGCTTCCACTTCGACACTAAGCCGCAATTCCAGAAGTGAAATCGTTTCGGGAAGAGAGCTTAGGTTGTCGGCTTCGAGTTCGAATTTTCTGGTGGGTTGCTGTTCTGATACGAACATTCCGCGCCCTTGCTGGGATACCAGCAGCCCTTCGGACCCCAGCCGTGCGACGGCCTCGCGGACGACTGTTCGGCTTACTTCAAATTCTTCACAAAGTGCCGCTTCCGTCGGTAAGCGTTCACCTGGTTTCAGCTCTCCATTCGAAATCCGTTCCGAAAGGGCTTCCGCCATGCGTAGAGCGAGTGTTTTTCTTTTTTTCAATTTTGCGCCTGCCTATGCTGTGCAGCTGCTTAAGGCAAACGCACAAAAATAAAAACTATAATCTTCATTAAGGGCATGGACGAAACCTTGTTGATAGTGTTGTCATGAGTATGATGTCATACAAATTATCTAGCGGCAAGGGATATGAAGAATGCAAACGATCATGGTTACGGGAGCAACAAGCGGCTTGGGCCGTTCGTTGGTCGAAATCCTGTCCAAAACAGATCAGGTTATTTGTGTCGGTCGGAATCAGGCCGCGCTGAATGAACTGGCTGCGTTGGAGAATGTCATAGAAACTGTGGCGTGCGACCTTGGTGATCCAAAGGCTTGTCGAGCATTGATGGAAGGTCGCAACGTTGATGTCTTGGTCAACAACGCTGGGGTTTTGCCCTCCAGGGCGAGCTTCGTTGATCTGCCAGAAGACGCCATCAACGCTATGATTGATGTCAATTTTCGATCAGTCGTCCACTTGACGCAGGCAGCGGTGCGCGGGATGCAGGAGCGCGGCCAAGGGCATGTTGTATTCGTCGGATCAAGTGCGGGCCGCTTTCCGCATCCGGGGGCGACAGTATATGGCGCGTCAAAGGCCGCAGTGTCTTTATTCGCAGATGCTTTGCGGGCCGAATTGGTCGACCGTAGAATTCGTGTGACCGAGGTCGCGCCCGGGCGAATTCGCTCAAATCTGTATCGCGAAGCAATCGGAAATGATGCTTCGGGTGAACTCTATGATGAATACGAGCCGCTTGAGCCACAGGATGTTGCAGAAGCAATAGCCTACGCGCTCCGCGCGCCTCGCCATGTCGACGTTTCTCGCATTGAGATTATGCCAATCGGGCAAGCAGTTGGCGGCGGTAGAACTGTTCGAAAAACAGAAATGAAGTGATCCCAATCTAGGAAAGATCTGATTATGGAAATGAAAAACCTGAGTGTTGCTGTTGTCGGTGGTGCTTCTGGCTTTGGCCGCGAAATTGCAGTTATGATGAACGAGCAAGGAGCCAAGGCTGTAACCGTCATTGATGCAAATTTTGAGGGCGCGCAGGAAACTGTTGCGTTGATTGAAAAGGCGGGCGGAACGGCGTTTGCAATCAAGGCGGACATCGCAAGCAAGGAGAATGCGCATGCATCCTTTCATGCTGCGGTTAAAGCAATGGGGCGGGTCGACAGTATGGTTAATTGTGCTGCGATTTATCCGCGCGCGCCCCTGTTGGAGATAACGGATGACCAATGGGATATTGAAAATGCAATCAATATCAAAGGCACCTATCACATGTGCGTAGCTGCCATTAATCACATGAGGACACGGGTAGACGGTGAAAATATCGCAGGTCGGATTGTCAACATCACCTCTGTTGATGCGTTCAAGGCGCACCCACAAAATGCCCATTATGCGGCGACAAAGGCGGCTGTTGTAAGCTTGACGCGATCCTTTGCAAGCTATGTTGCGGCGGATCAGATATTAGTAAACTCCGTTGCACCGGCGGGTATGGCGACCGACCGTGTTCTTCAGGCTGGTACACTCCCTGAAATGGCGGCGGCCAACCCGTTGGGTCGTGGTGCAAAGCCGCGCGAAATTGCGGAATGGGTGCTTATCGCCGCGTCGAACCGGAACACCTATATGACGGGTGAGCAGATCATAGTCTCGGGCGGGTATGTCTACGCCTAGGCTTGTGGTCTGAGCATCTGGTTTATGTAGAACCGCGCTATGTTGGCGCGGTTCTATTCGTTTCCGGGTATTGTCAGGATAGGATGTTCCTAGGCGGCAGCGGTGACGATCATCTCGATCAACATGCCGGCTTTGGCCATGCGCCCCTGACCGGATGAGCGCGCGGGGGCATGTTCCATCGGCATCCAGGCATCATAGACCTTATTGACCTCATCAAAATCACGGACATCATCAAGCCACATCTGGATGTGCAGGATTTTAGTCTTGTCTGTCCCGGCCTGCGCCAAAAGATCGTCGATCTTGGCGAGCACTTCGCGGGTCTGGTCCGCGACGGATTGGCCGGGCTCTGCGACCTGACCTGTCAGATAGACGGTGCCATTATGTGTTACGCCGTGGTGAACGCGGGTGTCAAAAGCATAGCGGTTGATATTTGTCATTTTTGATCCTTCCAAAATGAGTTGTACAGAGGGTGTTTCGGGTTATTCGTGAATAGGATTGCCTTGGAGGTAGGCGGCATAGGGCGCCTGCACGAGCCAGCCGGCATCGACGGGCAAGGTAACCCCCGTGATCGAAGCGGCTTTGTCTGAACAGAGAAAACTTGCCGCCTCCGCGACCTGTTCGGGTTCCACAAATGCACGTAGGGCTGTGGTGGCCTTGATGGCCTCGGGCTCGCGTTCTCCTGCTGCGATTTTGGCCTTTAAGCCGTCGGACATTGTATAGCCTGGCGCCACCGCATTCACGCGCACGCCAAAGGGGCCCAGTTCGGCGGCCAGAATCTGTGTCAGCCCCAAAATGGCCTGCTTTCCGGGCGTATAAGAGGGGAGTGACAGCGGCGCAAAAGAGGCCAGAGAGCCGATATTGAGGATTGCACCGCGTCGCGCGTCACGCATCTGCTTGCCGAATTCTTGGCAGGCGATGAAAGTGCCGCGATAGTTGACGTTCCAAAGATCACTGTCCTGGTCCAGAGGCTGATCCAGAACACGCCCGCCACTTTGCAGAATGCCGCCAGAGTTGACGAGCGCCCCGGTAGGGCCGAAACGTTTAAATACGGTGCTTGCGAGTTGCTGGATGGTCGCGGCGTCAGCAAGATCGCACGCAATGAAATGCGCTTGCCCGCCAAGTTGCGCGCAGGCCTTGACGGTTGCGGCCCCCCGTTCCTCATTGCGCCCGGACACGATTATAACATTGCCTTCCGATGCAAATTTCAGGGCAATGGCGCGGCCGATGCCAGAGGTGGCGCCGATGACAACACAAATACGGGGATCAGCCATTGCTCTCCCCCGCGTCAGCGACTTTCAAAAACGCCGCCATGGCTTGCATTTGACAGTCCATCATAGGCTGTCCGTATTGCACGCGACACCCGAGGGTCTTGGCATATTGCAAAAGGCGGGTCTCAGTTGGGTCCATGATGATGTCGACAACCGTCATATCCGCAGTCAGCCCTTCAACATCCAAAGGATAGGGGTCTGAGGCTTGCAATCCGATCGGGGTCGCATTGACGATAAGTGTTTTGCCGCGCGGGTCGGGCGCACCCGGGGCGGTGTCACTGGCGGGGAAGGCGGTTTTGACCAACCCGGCAAGCTGCTTGGCACGACTTATGTCGATGTCATTGATCGTGACGGATGCAGCGCCTTCCTCTGCCAGACAATATGCGAGAGAGGCCCCCGCCCCGCCAGCACCAACCAAAAGCACCCGCTCTCCGGCAATTGGGATGTTTGCTTTTTTCAACCCTTCGATAAAGCCAACCCCGTCGAAGTTGTCGGCATGCCAGCTCCCGTCAGGCATTCTGAGGATGCAATTGGCCGCCCCCACGCGTTTGGCGCGGGGATGGGCGGTGGCGCATTTGGCCAAGGAGGGAATTTTGAAGGGCACCGATATAATCATGCCCTTGAGGTTTTGCATGGCAGTCAAACCCGCC from Pseudorhodobacter turbinis includes the following:
- a CDS encoding FadR/GntR family transcriptional regulator; the protein is MKKRKTLALRMAEALSERISNGELKPGERLPTEAALCEEFEVSRTVVREAVARLGSEGLLVSQQGRGMFVSEQQPTRKFELEADNLSSLPETISLLELRLSVEVEAAALCAIRRTATDARKIRRIMEELDSQSADPKNVDVHYDFDFHLTIAQATKNEHIFRFLSFLKPAIAPRFQLSQLVSTAYKDEYYRRVHEEHEAIVVAIEAQASDKAREAMRKHLLNALERLRALSSAAGLNDSTNIDASVLEAFFKT
- a CDS encoding SDR family oxidoreductase; the protein is MQTIMVTGATSGLGRSLVEILSKTDQVICVGRNQAALNELAALENVIETVACDLGDPKACRALMEGRNVDVLVNNAGVLPSRASFVDLPEDAINAMIDVNFRSVVHLTQAAVRGMQERGQGHVVFVGSSAGRFPHPGATVYGASKAAVSLFADALRAELVDRRIRVTEVAPGRIRSNLYREAIGNDASGELYDEYEPLEPQDVAEAIAYALRAPRHVDVSRIEIMPIGQAVGGGRTVRKTEMK
- a CDS encoding SDR family NAD(P)-dependent oxidoreductase, whose product is MEMKNLSVAVVGGASGFGREIAVMMNEQGAKAVTVIDANFEGAQETVALIEKAGGTAFAIKADIASKENAHASFHAAVKAMGRVDSMVNCAAIYPRAPLLEITDDQWDIENAINIKGTYHMCVAAINHMRTRVDGENIAGRIVNITSVDAFKAHPQNAHYAATKAAVVSLTRSFASYVAADQILVNSVAPAGMATDRVLQAGTLPEMAAANPLGRGAKPREIAEWVLIAASNRNTYMTGEQIIVSGGYVYA
- a CDS encoding RidA family protein is translated as MTNINRYAFDTRVHHGVTHNGTVYLTGQVAEPGQSVADQTREVLAKIDDLLAQAGTDKTKILHIQMWLDDVRDFDEVNKVYDAWMPMEHAPARSSGQGRMAKAGMLIEMIVTAAA
- a CDS encoding SDR family NAD(P)-dependent oxidoreductase; the protein is MADPRICVVIGATSGIGRAIALKFASEGNVIIVSGRNEERGAATVKACAQLGGQAHFIACDLADAATIQQLASTVFKRFGPTGALVNSGGILQSGGRVLDQPLDQDSDLWNVNYRGTFIACQEFGKQMRDARRGAILNIGSLASFAPLSLPSYTPGKQAILGLTQILAAELGPFGVRVNAVAPGYTMSDGLKAKIAAGEREPEAIKATTALRAFVEPEQVAEAASFLCSDKAASITGVTLPVDAGWLVQAPYAAYLQGNPIHE
- a CDS encoding shikimate dehydrogenase family protein, translating into MRGSGKANVYAMLAHPVAHAKSPGMFNDLFEAEGLDSLMVPVTCKPDDFDTFWAGLTAMQNLKGMIISVPFKIPSLAKCATAHPRAKRVGAANCILRMPDGSWHADNFDGVGFIEGLKKANIPIAGERVLLVGAGGAGASLAYCLAEEGAASVTINDIDISRAKQLAGLVKTAFPASDTAPGAPDPRGKTLIVNATPIGLQASDPYPLDVEGLTADMTVVDIIMDPTETRLLQYAKTLGCRVQYGQPMMDCQMQAMAAFLKVADAGESNG